A single region of the Mechercharimyces sp. CAU 1602 genome encodes:
- the purK gene encoding 5-(carboxyamino)imidazole ribonucleotide synthase — MILHHQSGRVVPPGSTVGMIGGGQLGRMMILEGRKMGYRFIVWDQVADSPAAQVADKEIVADYSDRKAASSLAKACDVVTYEFENVDPACLRLLEQEGVMPQPTHLLELTRHRVSEKKALKAAGIPVAPFRIVHQKHELATALSELGTPAVLKTATGGYDGKGQSILHTEEDVSAAWSAVGQDGEAFVLEKFIPFACELSVIIARSTSGEVRTFPLAENVHRNHVLHQTIVPARVSDEVAREAERVARLVVESLPVIGLIAVEMFLTATGEIIVNELAPRPHNSGHFTYEACVTSQFEQHLRAVCGLPLGSTRLLSPVVMVNLLGDDLHLLERQLPYLPDSVKVHIYGKHEVKAGRKMGHLCIVDESITRALAQAERIGMWEQKQVEAAPS, encoded by the coding sequence ATGATACTACATCATCAATCAGGTAGGGTTGTTCCGCCAGGGTCGACGGTAGGGATGATTGGCGGTGGACAGTTAGGACGTATGATGATATTAGAAGGGCGGAAAATGGGTTACCGCTTTATCGTGTGGGATCAGGTAGCAGATAGTCCAGCAGCGCAGGTGGCGGATAAGGAGATTGTAGCCGATTATAGTGATCGCAAGGCAGCATCTTCTTTAGCTAAAGCGTGTGATGTGGTAACGTACGAGTTTGAAAATGTGGATCCAGCGTGCTTAAGATTGTTAGAGCAAGAAGGTGTGATGCCTCAACCAACCCATTTATTAGAGTTGACACGCCATCGTGTTTCAGAGAAGAAGGCATTGAAAGCTGCGGGTATTCCAGTAGCCCCATTTCGCATCGTACATCAAAAGCATGAACTAGCAACGGCTCTTAGCGAATTGGGTACCCCTGCTGTACTGAAGACCGCGACGGGTGGCTATGATGGAAAGGGCCAATCTATCTTGCATACAGAAGAAGACGTGTCTGCGGCTTGGTCAGCTGTGGGTCAAGATGGAGAAGCGTTTGTTTTGGAGAAATTTATTCCATTTGCATGTGAGCTGTCAGTTATTATTGCACGGAGTACGAGCGGTGAGGTACGCACGTTTCCTTTAGCTGAAAATGTACACCGCAATCATGTGTTGCATCAAACGATTGTGCCGGCGAGAGTATCGGATGAAGTTGCTCGTGAAGCGGAGCGTGTTGCAAGATTAGTAGTGGAATCGCTACCGGTTATCGGATTAATTGCGGTCGAAATGTTTCTTACCGCCACAGGTGAAATCATCGTAAATGAGCTGGCCCCTCGTCCACATAATTCAGGTCATTTTACTTACGAAGCTTGTGTCACCTCGCAATTTGAGCAACATCTACGAGCGGTATGTGGGCTACCGCTAGGAAGTACGCGTTTGCTCAGTCCAGTGGTGATGGTAAACCTCTTAGGAGATGATTTGCACCTGTTAGAACGACAGCTACCCTACCTTCCCGACAGTGTGAAAGTGCATATCTATGGCAAACATGAGGTGAAAGCGGGACGAAAGATGGGGCACCTTTGTATTGTGGACGAGAGCATAACCCGTGCTCTTGCTCAGGCGGAACGGATTGGAATGTGGGAGCAAAAACAGGTGGAAGCCGCTCCATCGTAA
- the purE gene encoding 5-(carboxyamino)imidazole ribonucleotide mutase, which yields MTEQPLVAVVMGSKSDWPTMQHACEVLTELEIPHRRQVVSAHRTPDEMFCFAEGAMEQGLEVIIAGAGGAAHLPGMVAAKTVLPVIGVPIRSSQLNGLDSLLSIVQMPGGVPVATTAIGEAGATNAGLLAAQILGLKFPEIRQRLQQRRNEIRQQVIETSEQV from the coding sequence ATGACGGAACAGCCACTGGTGGCGGTTGTTATGGGGAGTAAGTCGGATTGGCCAACGATGCAACACGCGTGTGAAGTATTAACAGAACTAGAAATACCCCATCGAAGACAGGTGGTGTCAGCGCATCGCACGCCAGATGAAATGTTCTGCTTTGCAGAAGGAGCGATGGAACAGGGTTTAGAGGTAATTATTGCTGGAGCTGGAGGAGCGGCTCATTTGCCAGGGATGGTTGCTGCTAAGACAGTCTTGCCGGTCATTGGGGTTCCTATTCGTTCATCGCAGCTGAACGGCTTGGATTCACTTCTCTCGATCGTGCAAATGCCCGGAGGCGTCCCAGTTGCGACAACAGCGATCGGGGAAGCGGGAGCTACTAATGCGGGCTTATTAGCGGCGCAAATATTGGGTTTAAAGTTCCCAGAAATACGTCAACGTCTGCAACAAAGGCGAAATGAGATCCGTCAGCAAGTAATAGAAACGAGTGAGCAGGTATGA
- a CDS encoding dicarboxylate/amino acid:cation symporter, with translation MSLTKKILLGIVLGLITGIVLNIWFPDAFEYLNSYLFNPVSELFIKAIKMIVVPLVFFSLTLGAASIADPKKLGRIGGKTIGLYLATTAIAISIALLVANVIQPGNSITMEKAKEISVDKTVEEAPPVVDTLLNIIPTNPLGAMAEGQMLQIIFFALVFGIAMAFLGSKVDTVRTVIDQGNQIMLKLVDFLMIIVPYAAFALIARAVGASGIEMLGAMAWYMFAVVLALILHATITYSSFLVLFAKMNPFTFFKKIAPAMEVAFTTSSSAATLPVTMERVENGLKVPKQVSSFVLPLGATINMDGTAIMQGCAALFIAQLYGIDLGLTEQLTIILTATMASIGTAAVPGVGLITLALVLESVGLPVAGIGIVMGVDRLLDMSRTAINITGDSMCAAVVARGEAKHEEKLVQKSA, from the coding sequence ATGAGCTTAACTAAGAAGATCTTGCTGGGGATTGTTTTAGGTCTTATCACGGGTATTGTTTTAAATATTTGGTTTCCAGATGCATTTGAGTATTTGAATTCCTACCTATTCAATCCGGTCAGTGAGCTATTTATCAAAGCAATTAAGATGATCGTAGTACCTTTGGTCTTTTTCTCCCTCACCTTAGGGGCAGCTAGTATTGCTGATCCGAAGAAGTTGGGTCGAATCGGTGGAAAAACGATTGGGCTCTATTTAGCCACCACCGCCATTGCTATCTCGATCGCCTTGTTGGTAGCTAATGTGATCCAACCAGGTAACTCGATAACAATGGAAAAAGCAAAAGAGATTAGTGTTGATAAGACGGTGGAGGAAGCGCCTCCTGTCGTTGATACGCTTTTAAACATCATACCAACCAATCCCTTGGGAGCAATGGCAGAAGGACAGATGTTACAAATCATCTTCTTTGCCCTTGTCTTCGGGATTGCAATGGCCTTCTTGGGTAGTAAAGTAGATACCGTACGCACGGTTATCGACCAGGGTAATCAGATCATGTTGAAGTTGGTAGACTTTTTGATGATCATCGTCCCTTATGCCGCATTTGCCTTGATTGCGCGGGCAGTGGGTGCTTCAGGAATTGAGATGCTAGGTGCGATGGCTTGGTACATGTTCGCAGTGGTACTGGCACTGATACTGCATGCAACCATTACCTATAGTAGCTTTTTGGTTCTCTTTGCAAAAATGAATCCGTTTACATTTTTCAAAAAAATTGCTCCAGCGATGGAAGTTGCTTTTACTACTAGTAGTAGTGCGGCGACATTACCTGTGACGATGGAGCGGGTGGAAAACGGATTAAAAGTACCGAAACAGGTGAGTAGCTTCGTCCTTCCACTGGGTGCGACGATTAATATGGATGGTACCGCTATTATGCAGGGGTGTGCAGCTTTATTTATTGCTCAATTATATGGAATTGATCTGGGCTTAACGGAGCAGCTCACCATCATCTTAACGGCGACGATGGCGTCAATTGGGACTGCGGCTGTACCGGGTGTGGGGCTAATTACCCTGGCGCTGGTTCTTGAGTCAGTCGGTCTCCCTGTTGCTGGAATCGGTATTGTGATGGGGGTAGATCGCCTCTTAGATATGAGCCGGACGGCGATCAATATCACAGGCGATTCCATGTGTGCGGCAGTAGTTGCACGTGGTGAAGCGAAGCATGAAGAAAAGTTGGTGCAAAAAAGCGCTTAG
- a CDS encoding nucleoside deaminase, with protein MRVDVHTYMRYVLYLATTNVECGMGGGPFAAIIVQFGKVIGVGCNRVVGCTDPTAHAEIMAIRDACCRTRSFRLPHSILFASSEPCPMCLGAIYWAGIPVVYYAASTAEVDGYGFADRYIYRQVCLPLPLRDVKMTHVTMPEQALPFIRWQLRGGTGY; from the coding sequence ATGAGAGTGGATGTACACACGTATATGCGCTATGTACTATATTTAGCTACAACCAACGTGGAGTGTGGAATGGGGGGAGGACCTTTTGCTGCGATCATTGTTCAGTTTGGAAAAGTGATAGGAGTAGGATGTAATCGAGTGGTGGGTTGTACGGATCCAACAGCTCACGCTGAAATTATGGCAATTCGTGATGCTTGTTGTCGCACCCGTTCCTTTCGGTTACCACATAGTATACTATTTGCTAGCAGTGAACCGTGCCCGATGTGTCTAGGGGCAATCTATTGGGCTGGAATTCCTGTCGTTTATTATGCAGCCTCAACAGCAGAAGTAGATGGTTATGGTTTTGCTGATCGGTATATATATAGACAAGTCTGCTTGCCCTTGCCATTACGCGATGTGAAAATGACCCATGTGACGATGCCAGAGCAAGCCCTCCCCTTTATACGTTGGCAATTACGGGGTGGGACGGGTTATTGA
- a CDS encoding S8 family peptidase: MGLGKKVWFEEAGSRLDPELRGKLMEQRQQHHQHKSTDDTVPVIVQLSQKGDPQEVKKICQGDQCNRLEKELPLISSLSGRMEPSTIRRLTEHEGVNRIYYDREVHALLDVASKTIGSYQLQKAESLSGKGVTIAIVDTGIHPHADLVQPTSRILDFVDLVNGESEPYDDQGHGTHCAGDAAGNGFDSEELYCSPAPEASLIGIKVLDGNGSGRLSTVIKGVEWCVENREKHDIRVISMSLGANAYETYREDPLAQAVEIAWHHGMVVCAAAGNSGPYPGTISTPGIDPVIITVGSTDDFDTPERSDDERASYSSRGPTIDWLVKPDIYVPGTDIVSLSAPDSAIEKQLPENRVGKTYIRLSGTSMATPICAGVIALMLEANSYLSPNDVKTILKSSAQHMEGCQAGYIDAQAAVALAKKYLTFQEPAVPAT, from the coding sequence ATGGGTCTTGGAAAGAAGGTATGGTTTGAGGAGGCAGGCTCGCGTCTTGATCCCGAATTGCGCGGTAAATTGATGGAGCAGCGCCAGCAACACCATCAGCACAAGTCTACCGATGATACCGTCCCTGTTATAGTGCAATTATCGCAGAAGGGCGATCCACAAGAGGTCAAGAAAATATGCCAAGGGGATCAGTGTAATCGATTGGAAAAAGAACTGCCTCTTATTTCTAGTCTCTCCGGTCGGATGGAACCTTCGACTATTCGTCGATTGACAGAACATGAAGGGGTAAATCGGATCTATTATGATCGCGAGGTGCATGCTCTTCTAGATGTGGCTTCAAAAACAATTGGTTCTTATCAATTGCAAAAAGCAGAATCCCTAAGTGGTAAAGGGGTGACGATTGCGATCGTCGATACGGGTATTCATCCGCATGCTGATTTGGTACAACCAACATCACGAATTCTCGATTTTGTTGATCTGGTCAACGGAGAGAGCGAACCTTACGATGATCAAGGTCATGGAACTCATTGTGCGGGTGATGCAGCAGGGAACGGCTTTGATTCGGAAGAATTATATTGTTCGCCTGCGCCTGAGGCGTCATTGATCGGGATTAAAGTGCTTGATGGTAATGGAAGTGGTCGTCTTTCGACTGTTATTAAAGGAGTGGAGTGGTGTGTAGAGAATCGTGAGAAGCATGATATCCGTGTGATTTCTATGTCTTTAGGTGCGAACGCGTATGAAACGTACCGTGAAGATCCGCTAGCACAAGCGGTAGAGATAGCTTGGCACCATGGAATGGTGGTATGTGCAGCGGCAGGTAACTCAGGGCCATATCCAGGAACAATCAGTACGCCGGGTATAGATCCTGTTATTATTACTGTTGGTTCTACCGATGATTTTGATACCCCGGAAAGGTCGGATGATGAAAGGGCGTCGTATTCGAGTCGTGGACCGACGATTGATTGGTTGGTAAAGCCAGATATTTACGTTCCAGGTACAGACATCGTCTCTCTGTCTGCACCGGACTCCGCTATCGAAAAGCAACTGCCGGAAAATCGTGTGGGTAAGACCTATATTCGCCTTTCTGGAACCTCGATGGCAACTCCGATCTGTGCAGGTGTGATTGCCTTGATGTTGGAGGCTAATTCATATTTGAGTCCAAATGATGTAAAGACGATTTTAAAGAGCAGTGCCCAACATATGGAGGGTTGTCAAGCAGGTTATATCGATGCACAGGCGGCGGTTGCGCTTGCAAAAAAATATTTAACTTTTCAGGAACCGGCCGTGCCTGCAACGTAA
- a CDS encoding GNAT family N-acetyltransferase, translating to MHLRSFQLSDIYAVSTIWDMNAVRREESETLKVMAKQLAHDRDLVLVAEEDNEIVGAIVGTMDGGTGFFYCLAVHPSYQGRGIARILTSELEERFRNKGVRSIWITVDEGTEKLVPFYRHLGFHNTCSTRLEKDLLSLPRNA from the coding sequence ATGCATCTTCGTTCTTTCCAATTGTCCGACATTTATGCGGTTTCCACTATATGGGATATGAATGCTGTGCGTAGAGAAGAAAGTGAAACATTAAAAGTGATGGCGAAACAATTGGCTCATGATCGTGATCTGGTATTGGTTGCAGAAGAAGATAACGAAATTGTAGGTGCGATCGTGGGAACGATGGATGGGGGAACGGGGTTCTTTTATTGTTTGGCTGTCCATCCGTCGTATCAGGGACGCGGGATTGCCAGAATATTGACGAGTGAATTAGAAGAGCGTTTTCGCAATAAGGGAGTGCGCTCCATCTGGATTACAGTGGATGAGGGGACTGAAAAACTGGTTCCATTTTATCGCCATTTAGGGTTTCACAATACCTGTTCAACCCGTTTGGAGAAAGATTTGCTCTCTCTACCAAGAAACGCCTAA
- the uvsE gene encoding UV DNA damage repair endonuclease UvsE produces the protein MLVRFGFVAMSMQVKNASPSKTMTASAFEKIADREAALRKLVRLAQENLQNTKRLLYHCIGHDIRFYRFSSRLLPLAGHDYIEGLDYFSLLKDDFYQVGEVVRKHQIRTGFHPDHFTVLNSPRCDVVASSIASLDRHVKMLEAMELDQSHKCNIHIGGSYNNKEKAGRNFINQFSLLDRRLQSYLCLENDDKTFTVAETLAIAEEVGAPFVLDIHHHRCNHEGDLLTDYWPRIVTTWKDEPFPPKVHLSSPRSESQMRAHADYVHLDDAVELLRGAAEVTDRLDVMIEAKRKDEALFRLIKELASHPAVTVMDQASIRWKES, from the coding sequence ATGTTGGTCCGCTTCGGGTTTGTGGCGATGAGTATGCAAGTGAAAAATGCCTCGCCCTCCAAGACAATGACTGCTTCTGCATTTGAAAAAATTGCAGATCGTGAGGCTGCTTTACGTAAACTGGTACGTCTTGCACAGGAGAATCTGCAGAATACGAAACGATTGCTTTATCATTGTATCGGGCACGATATTCGCTTTTATCGGTTCTCTTCCCGTCTTCTTCCCTTAGCAGGACATGATTATATAGAGGGGCTGGATTACTTTTCATTGTTGAAAGATGATTTTTACCAAGTGGGTGAAGTGGTGCGTAAGCATCAGATACGCACAGGCTTTCATCCTGACCATTTTACTGTGCTCAATTCACCACGATGCGATGTAGTAGCCTCTTCTATTGCGAGCTTGGATCGTCATGTGAAGATGCTCGAGGCGATGGAATTGGATCAAAGTCATAAGTGCAACATCCATATTGGAGGGAGCTACAACAATAAAGAGAAAGCTGGGCGTAACTTTATCAATCAATTCTCGTTATTAGATAGACGACTGCAATCATACTTGTGTCTGGAAAATGATGATAAAACCTTTACGGTAGCTGAAACCTTAGCGATTGCTGAGGAGGTAGGGGCACCGTTTGTATTGGATATTCACCATCACCGTTGTAATCATGAAGGGGATTTATTAACCGATTATTGGCCCCGTATTGTGACAACTTGGAAAGATGAACCGTTTCCGCCAAAAGTTCACCTCTCCAGCCCGAGAAGTGAGTCACAAATGCGTGCACACGCAGATTATGTTCATCTTGATGATGCAGTGGAACTACTACGAGGGGCGGCTGAAGTGACGGACCGTCTTGATGTAATGATTGAAGCAAAAAGAAAAGACGAGGCTCTTTTTCGACTGATAAAGGAATTAGCTTCACATCCAGCCGTCACGGTAATGGATCAAGCTTCGATACGGTGGAAGGAATCATAA
- the pabB gene encoding aminodeoxychorismate synthase component I translates to MQLFIEEYPHDIDLESLFAACYGEQPYSFWLDGNDDERGRYSYMGGDPFFILESWGERYRLRNMRSGEVNDGEGDPFSSVQQILEQLQVDHIESDNEEIPFLAGGVGYFSFENKSFAEPVTQTRENGEDIPDSCWIFVDKMLIYDRKERRTWLSKWQLQEESVQEARDALKAFRQGIFEQHEFRLASLTETWDAGSLQHWADQLEVQMEDKIHYREKLRRIQEHIGRGDIYQACYTYPVRTLLQADSWTLYRILRQLNPAPFSAYLRLNGVEVLSSSPERLLRCYQDGRMVSSPIKGTRPRGKSIEEDEILRFQLGHHEKDRAENVMIVDLVRNDFGKIATTGSVSVPQLLEVETYATVHQLVSTVEAKLQAGLNPLDAVRAVFPGGSMTGAPKIRALEILAELESSPRGIYAGGLGYCDVRGGLDLCMVIRTIICQKGMATFHVGGGIVADSDIEAEFCETEDKGLALKAAIAMANAIYHSSMDNSKK, encoded by the coding sequence ATGCAATTATTCATCGAAGAATATCCTCATGATATAGACCTGGAGTCCTTGTTTGCGGCTTGTTATGGGGAGCAACCTTATTCCTTCTGGCTGGATGGGAATGATGATGAGCGTGGTCGCTATTCCTATATGGGAGGCGACCCTTTCTTTATCTTGGAAAGTTGGGGTGAGAGGTACCGTCTACGAAATATGCGCTCAGGTGAGGTGAATGATGGGGAAGGCGACCCTTTTTCATCCGTACAGCAGATTTTAGAACAGCTGCAAGTGGATCATATTGAATCAGATAATGAGGAGATCCCTTTTCTGGCTGGGGGGGTAGGCTACTTTTCTTTTGAAAATAAAAGCTTTGCTGAACCTGTGACACAGACTAGAGAGAATGGGGAAGATATACCGGACAGTTGCTGGATTTTTGTTGACAAAATGTTGATCTACGACCGAAAGGAAAGGCGCACCTGGTTAAGTAAATGGCAGTTACAGGAAGAATCGGTGCAAGAAGCTCGGGATGCATTAAAAGCGTTTCGCCAAGGGATATTTGAGCAACATGAGTTTCGTCTTGCTTCGCTCACGGAAACATGGGATGCAGGCTCACTCCAGCATTGGGCAGATCAACTTGAGGTGCAGATGGAGGACAAGATCCATTATCGCGAGAAATTGAGACGGATTCAGGAACATATTGGGCGTGGAGACATATATCAAGCATGTTATACATATCCAGTGAGAACTTTACTACAGGCCGACAGTTGGACGTTGTATCGCATCCTTCGTCAATTAAATCCTGCTCCGTTTTCCGCCTATTTGAGATTGAACGGGGTGGAAGTACTCTCTTCTTCCCCCGAACGTCTTCTCCGCTGTTATCAAGATGGTCGAATGGTGAGCTCTCCAATCAAAGGTACACGTCCACGGGGCAAAAGTATAGAAGAAGATGAGATATTACGGTTTCAGTTGGGTCATCATGAAAAGGATCGAGCCGAGAATGTGATGATTGTAGATTTGGTGCGAAACGATTTCGGCAAAATTGCGACGACAGGTTCTGTATCGGTTCCACAATTGTTGGAAGTGGAGACATATGCGACTGTTCACCAACTCGTATCAACGGTTGAAGCGAAGTTACAGGCGGGATTAAATCCTCTTGATGCAGTACGGGCGGTCTTTCCCGGGGGATCGATGACGGGGGCACCTAAAATACGCGCTTTGGAGATACTAGCAGAGCTAGAATCCTCACCACGCGGAATCTATGCAGGTGGACTAGGGTATTGCGATGTGCGAGGTGGGCTTGATCTTTGTATGGTTATCCGCACGATTATTTGTCAAAAAGGAATGGCTACCTTTCATGTGGGTGGTGGGATTGTAGCAGACTCGGATATTGAAGCCGAGTTTTGTGAAACAGAGGATAAGGGTCTTGCTCTGAAAGCGGCAATTGCCATGGCAAATGCTATTTATCATTCGTCAATGGATAATAGTAAGAAATGA